Proteins from a genomic interval of Providencia stuartii:
- a CDS encoding adhesin codes for MFKFKSYGGIRVRIRHGKGIIALLFIAISFEAIADYAAQIVDPNTGYVIKLERDSELIPKPIVGSNGKNYYRIGNTMLIDSASKDVSVSGQVRCHGRQWGKKETNIPSDNAFHRLFMYAPMAGTHIEGKPAYQINSNLIMTVETNLMNWVNIDAAVCSNGFGGDVFPSGQFYSQFPIKLTFYIGERIIDGQLVINAMDLGGYVRAFTANRTVPPYDSWPINETTVPLRLAASQIHIDSLCTTTTSTGQAETVSLRHGKLNSVNYDSTVTEKIFYSCKFKSSTNIRLRLDYTKDSDPQKRLPLKSHLNSNDVIYSELTLTDEATGQTGQSLTLEIHQLDTIRVTSRIQGKNAVAGDYQGSAWLIATYD; via the coding sequence ATGTTTAAGTTTAAATCTTATGGCGGTATTCGTGTCAGAATTCGGCATGGTAAAGGAATAATCGCTTTATTATTCATCGCGATTAGCTTTGAGGCTATAGCTGACTATGCAGCACAAATCGTCGACCCGAATACAGGCTATGTGATCAAATTAGAACGTGATAGTGAATTAATACCGAAACCGATAGTCGGTTCTAATGGTAAAAATTATTACCGCATCGGTAATACCATGCTTATTGATAGCGCGAGTAAGGATGTCAGCGTTTCTGGGCAGGTTAGGTGCCACGGAAGGCAATGGGGGAAAAAAGAGACCAATATTCCGTCTGATAACGCATTCCACCGTTTATTTATGTATGCACCTATGGCGGGCACTCATATTGAAGGCAAACCGGCTTATCAAATCAATAGCAACTTAATTATGACCGTTGAAACAAACCTAATGAACTGGGTGAATATTGATGCGGCAGTGTGCTCCAATGGTTTTGGTGGTGATGTCTTTCCATCTGGCCAATTTTATAGCCAATTTCCTATTAAGCTAACATTCTATATTGGTGAAAGAATTATTGATGGGCAGTTAGTTATCAATGCAATGGATTTAGGGGGCTATGTGAGAGCGTTTACTGCTAATAGAACGGTACCTCCATATGATAGCTGGCCAATCAATGAAACGACGGTGCCTTTACGATTAGCAGCTTCCCAAATTCATATTGATTCTCTTTGCACGACGACGACAAGCACCGGTCAGGCAGAAACGGTGAGCCTACGCCATGGTAAATTAAATAGTGTGAATTACGATAGCACGGTGACAGAAAAAATTTTTTATAGCTGTAAGTTTAAGTCATCAACCAATATTCGCTTGCGTCTAGATTATACGAAAGACAGTGATCCGCAAAAACGCTTGCCATTGAAAAGCCATTTAAATAGCAATGATGTTATCTATAGCGAATTAACGTTAACGGATGAAGCAACAGGGCAGACAGGACAAAGTTTAACATTAGAAATTCATCAATTAGATACGATAAGAGTGACCAGCCGTATTCAAGGAAAAAATGCGGTAGCTGGGGATTATCAAGGTTCGGCATGGTTGATTGCGACCTATGATTGA
- a CDS encoding AraC family transcriptional regulator has protein sequence MRNILLNRIDHIQRDVLAIGTDYQPNVLLNSHVHRRAQFLYGATGLIEVSTRDGEWVIPPDCGVWIPENTPHETRMLNVSTRSLYIEPHAAPRQPHKCEVLRVSPLLRQLLLEAVDIPLEYDLHGRDGILIQLILHEISRAEPLPFFAPVPQDPHLAKLCLAFLQDPKITSLPHEWAKQLHKSERSFSRFFVAQTGLSFSEWRQQACLLRAMTDISAGKSITEVAFGLGYNSAGAFSAMFKKWLGQTPSDFIQHIGKSTRVG, from the coding sequence ATGCGAAATATTCTTCTTAATCGAATTGATCATATACAGCGTGATGTTTTAGCTATTGGTACCGATTATCAACCTAATGTACTGCTAAATTCACATGTTCATAGACGTGCGCAGTTTTTATACGGTGCAACAGGTCTCATCGAGGTTAGCACCCGTGATGGTGAGTGGGTCATCCCTCCTGACTGCGGTGTATGGATCCCTGAAAACACACCACATGAAACGAGAATGCTAAATGTGAGTACGCGCAGTCTCTATATCGAACCACATGCGGCACCACGACAACCGCATAAATGTGAAGTACTACGTGTTTCTCCTTTATTACGTCAGCTATTACTCGAAGCCGTCGACATCCCGCTTGAGTACGATCTCCATGGCCGTGATGGTATTTTGATCCAGTTGATCTTACATGAGATTTCACGTGCAGAGCCTTTACCTTTTTTTGCACCCGTTCCTCAAGATCCCCATTTAGCAAAGTTGTGCCTAGCATTCCTACAAGATCCGAAAATCACCTCATTACCTCATGAATGGGCAAAACAATTACACAAAAGTGAGCGTTCATTTAGTCGCTTTTTTGTGGCTCAAACGGGTCTCTCTTTCTCTGAATGGCGTCAACAGGCTTGCTTGCTTAGAGCCATGACTGATATTTCAGCCGGTAAATCAATTACCGAGGTTGCTTTTGGCTTAGGTTATAACAGTGCGGGGGCTTTTTCAGCCATGTTTAAAAAATGGCTAGGGCAAACGCCCTCAGATTTTATTCAACATATAGGCAAATCCACGCGGGTTGGTTGA
- the chiP gene encoding chitoporin ChiP codes for MANSIIKHTKKLLALEIFSILTASCYIPTINASPLFDDATLKGGIYYWQRDRTRKELNPSSDKYGEYTDNLRHSSLNAALDFSSGYLNDFIGFDFAGFTAIELSDGGPAAPNEIGFSDAKNVWDEKWTGDRSGFTFTTAATKLKMGPFWAKAGYIQPSGQTLLTPNWSFLPGTYRGLEVGAEFDTDASGKFNISYMWTDEYKAPWYREMADYREADATTTIDYLHSLGVKYDAKNKLVLEGAFGQSEGYMDQYFAKISYAFPLAERDLRVSYQFYGAQDKDNSGGVNDVYDGLAWLQAFTLGYTYDSLDFKVEGTMVHSPGRQGYFLSRMTSAYSSSNGRLDIWWDGRSDFNADNEKALFAGVTYDLSNWDLAGWKIGTSYIHAWDAKPSSNPIYDQSQRIRESAWNVDIGYTIQSGKAKDTSFKLHYTRFDNHSDIPSWGGGFNNIFQDERDIKFIVMAPFTIF; via the coding sequence ATGGCTAATTCAATTATTAAACATACTAAAAAGCTGTTGGCATTAGAGATATTTTCGATATTAACTGCAAGCTGTTACATTCCTACCATCAATGCGTCTCCCCTTTTTGACGATGCAACATTAAAAGGTGGAATCTATTATTGGCAAAGGGATAGAACAAGAAAAGAGTTAAATCCAAGTAGTGATAAATATGGTGAGTATACTGATAACCTAAGACACTCCTCATTAAATGCGGCATTGGACTTTTCCTCTGGTTATCTTAACGACTTTATTGGTTTCGATTTTGCTGGATTTACTGCTATTGAATTATCGGATGGTGGCCCTGCCGCTCCTAACGAAATTGGTTTTAGTGATGCTAAAAATGTTTGGGATGAAAAATGGACCGGTGATCGTAGTGGGTTTACGTTTACAACCGCAGCAACTAAATTAAAAATGGGCCCGTTTTGGGCTAAAGCAGGTTATATACAACCGAGTGGACAAACTTTATTAACACCGAACTGGAGTTTCTTACCAGGAACATATCGCGGCTTAGAAGTTGGGGCTGAATTCGATACTGACGCTAGCGGTAAATTTAATATTTCATACATGTGGACAGATGAGTATAAAGCGCCATGGTATCGAGAGATGGCGGATTATCGTGAAGCAGATGCAACCACGACAATTGATTATTTACACTCCTTAGGCGTCAAATATGATGCCAAAAATAAATTGGTATTAGAGGGCGCTTTCGGTCAGTCAGAAGGCTATATGGATCAATACTTCGCTAAAATCTCCTATGCATTCCCACTTGCGGAACGTGATTTAAGAGTTTCGTATCAGTTTTATGGTGCACAAGATAAAGATAATAGTGGCGGGGTTAACGATGTCTATGACGGTTTAGCATGGCTACAGGCATTTACCTTAGGCTATACCTATGATTCTCTAGACTTTAAGGTAGAAGGAACGATGGTCCATTCACCAGGCCGACAAGGATACTTTTTATCACGCATGACATCTGCCTATAGCTCATCGAATGGTCGTTTAGATATATGGTGGGATGGCCGCTCAGACTTTAACGCTGATAATGAAAAAGCATTATTTGCGGGGGTCACCTATGATTTATCCAATTGGGATCTGGCAGGTTGGAAAATTGGAACCTCTTATATCCATGCTTGGGATGCAAAACCAAGTAGCAATCCAATTTATGATCAAAGCCAACGTATCAGAGAAAGTGCATGGAATGTTGATATAGGCTATACCATTCAGTCAGGGAAAGCGAAAGATACCTCATTCAAATTACATTACACCCGCTTTGATAATCATAGTGATATTCCAAGCTGGGGAGGTGGATTTAATAACATCTTCCAAGATGAAAGGGATATTAAGTTTATTGTAATGGCGCCATTTACGATTTTCTAA
- a CDS encoding MFS transporter produces MSESVGSIKSQKMPLSTWKIYLAPIIGGIFIPMMFLWAPLITLQMDKELGFSPEKVGFIYMIEILTGMLANVLAFFWLKTKINWYHIYIVMILLVSVLNIASGFFIKDNFNLYIGIRILVAIFGSTIFIITNSCMALLPNAYRAFSISLFSQIVLGSLGLFILPIFLDTYGIISAYIFISILLVCVLPLTKGIDSIWRMKEEKIFKEKTQGVASKSVFKSEMYFCLFAIFLFNVVIAGVWTFIGGYLKAINVELSTIYNILGSASMIGILGAGTSILFSKKVNLVFVTSFIFLIAAVLAMYLNVNTLFVIVSCYVFKYIWALILPFTMSIAAEYEVDGNVMNLTSLTLGLGIALGPMMSGMLIERVSFSSMFLLNLILLVISMVIIVKIIFKNNKYKG; encoded by the coding sequence ATGAGTGAATCTGTCGGTTCTATAAAGTCTCAAAAAATGCCATTATCAACATGGAAAATCTATCTTGCACCTATTATCGGCGGAATTTTTATTCCAATGATGTTTTTATGGGCTCCGTTAATTACGTTACAAATGGATAAGGAACTTGGTTTCTCCCCAGAAAAAGTTGGTTTTATCTATATGATAGAAATTTTAACTGGGATGTTAGCCAATGTGCTAGCCTTTTTTTGGTTAAAAACAAAGATAAATTGGTACCATATCTATATCGTCATGATTTTATTAGTTTCAGTATTGAATATTGCTTCAGGTTTTTTCATTAAAGATAATTTTAATCTCTATATCGGGATCAGAATTCTAGTCGCCATCTTTGGGTCGACAATATTTATCATTACTAACTCCTGTATGGCATTGTTACCAAACGCATATCGTGCATTCAGTATCTCTTTATTCAGCCAAATCGTCTTAGGCAGTTTAGGTCTTTTTATTCTTCCCATTTTTCTTGATACTTACGGAATAATATCGGCATATATTTTTATATCAATATTACTCGTCTGTGTGTTACCCCTGACAAAGGGGATAGATTCTATTTGGCGGATGAAAGAAGAAAAGATTTTTAAAGAGAAAACACAAGGTGTTGCCAGTAAAAGTGTTTTTAAAAGTGAAATGTATTTTTGTTTGTTTGCTATCTTTTTATTCAATGTTGTGATTGCAGGTGTTTGGACATTTATTGGTGGATATCTTAAAGCAATCAATGTGGAGCTATCAACAATCTACAATATCTTAGGTTCAGCTAGCATGATAGGGATATTAGGTGCAGGAACATCGATTCTATTCAGTAAAAAAGTCAATTTAGTTTTTGTCACCAGCTTTATTTTTCTCATCGCCGCAGTACTTGCAATGTATTTAAATGTTAATACGCTATTTGTCATTGTTAGTTGCTATGTTTTTAAATATATATGGGCGTTGATATTACCGTTCACGATGAGTATTGCCGCTGAATATGAAGTGGATGGTAATGTGATGAATCTTACGTCATTAACGTTAGGGTTAGGTATCGCTTTAGGTCCTATGATGAGTGGTATGCTTATTGAAAGGGTCAGCTTTTCTAGCATGTTCTTACTGAATTTAATATTACTGGTTATATCGATGGTAATTATTGTGAAGATAATTTTTAAAAATAATAAATATAAGGGATAA
- a CDS encoding SDR family NAD(P)-dependent oxidoreductase: MVNSLNNYHVYTTWSEVLNGVSLKGKKYLITGANSGLGKESAKAILSHEGYVVLTVRTEEKRQQLIEELSLQFDKTLFDIKLLDLSSLNDVRRFTKAFLLEALKLDGVLANAGIMATDFQTTVDGFEQQFAINHLGHFLLINKLTPCLLKGARVVVMTSGAHRLSNVDLKDPNFTYRAYSRWTAYGQSKSANVLFALEFDRRWKNYNVRAFAVAPGIILDTHLHMHLQHDDFNELAEKQDTNKVPVKSLQAGVATQIMALCHPEFANKGGVFLEHCNYSQINDDTRQGTGVIPWVLDEEFAQKLWQLSEEMVNETFTEDAKLKSEVVYSELAHNRLPQSQKLDLTGIEFKTENSIIELFFDHKTCTVEGFKHQGIFIPSVANYEVVEVRNDLYFIDLLFPENTEITLSITVDFKSNKALFILTQYQPTSLPDKNKPIALKLASHYHQYFTPAVVLTGNNQIDRCEYPFVTSDLIGTRALYCYSNSSPTVYEHIYINSHWYCYNVINGIRKGDGGCDQASYYKFDDSTYIVTWRELLIDLSFVFVYDLDNKTTTGKGWGNISDTNVMINIPAGANIISLNALNYPLNYIPS; encoded by the coding sequence ATGGTAAATAGCTTAAATAATTATCATGTATATACGACATGGAGTGAAGTATTAAATGGCGTGTCACTTAAGGGTAAAAAATATTTAATTACAGGAGCAAACTCAGGTTTAGGTAAGGAGTCGGCTAAAGCAATATTAAGTCATGAAGGATATGTGGTTCTGACGGTAAGAACAGAAGAAAAAAGACAACAACTTATTGAAGAGCTTTCTTTGCAGTTTGATAAGACATTATTTGATATTAAGTTACTCGATTTATCATCTCTGAATGATGTTAGGCGTTTTACAAAAGCGTTTCTCTTAGAAGCATTAAAACTAGATGGGGTACTGGCTAATGCGGGCATAATGGCAACAGATTTTCAAACAACAGTTGATGGGTTTGAACAACAATTCGCGATTAATCATCTCGGGCATTTTTTGCTCATAAATAAACTAACACCATGTTTATTAAAGGGTGCAAGAGTTGTTGTCATGACATCGGGAGCTCACCGGTTAAGTAATGTGGATCTAAAGGATCCGAATTTTACTTATCGAGCTTATAGTCGTTGGACTGCATATGGCCAATCTAAATCAGCTAATGTGTTATTCGCACTCGAATTTGATAGGCGTTGGAAAAATTATAATGTTCGTGCTTTTGCGGTTGCTCCCGGTATTATTCTGGATACTCATCTTCATATGCATTTACAGCATGATGATTTTAATGAATTAGCCGAGAAGCAAGATACGAATAAAGTGCCTGTAAAATCACTCCAAGCGGGAGTTGCAACACAGATTATGGCGTTGTGTCATCCCGAATTTGCTAATAAAGGCGGGGTGTTTTTAGAACATTGCAACTATTCTCAAATCAATGACGATACTCGGCAGGGAACGGGTGTTATTCCATGGGTATTGGATGAGGAGTTTGCACAAAAATTATGGCAGCTTTCTGAAGAAATGGTGAATGAAACGTTCACCGAAGATGCCAAATTAAAATCAGAAGTTGTCTATAGTGAACTTGCCCATAATCGCTTGCCTCAAAGTCAAAAACTTGATTTGACTGGTATTGAATTCAAAACTGAGAATTCGATTATTGAGCTCTTTTTTGACCATAAAACATGCACTGTTGAAGGTTTTAAACATCAAGGCATTTTTATTCCTAGTGTCGCTAATTATGAAGTGGTTGAGGTTAGGAATGACCTGTACTTTATTGATTTATTATTCCCTGAAAACACTGAAATTACGTTATCTATTACGGTAGATTTTAAATCTAATAAAGCTTTATTTATTCTGACTCAGTATCAACCAACGAGTTTGCCTGATAAAAATAAGCCCATCGCCTTGAAATTAGCTTCTCACTACCATCAATATTTTACACCAGCAGTCGTGTTAACAGGAAATAATCAAATTGATCGTTGTGAGTATCCATTTGTCACTAGTGATTTGATTGGCACACGTGCGTTATATTGCTACTCGAACTCCTCACCGACGGTGTATGAGCATATTTATATTAACTCACATTGGTATTGTTATAATGTGATTAATGGAATAAGAAAGGGGGATGGTGGATGTGACCAAGCGAGCTATTATAAGTTTGATGACTCGACTTATATCGTGACTTGGCGAGAATTATTAATCGACCTATCATTTGTCTTTGTTTATGACTTGGATAATAAAACAACAACTGGGAAAGGTTGGGGAAATATATCTGATACAAATGTCATGATTAATATTCCGGCGGGAGCGAATATTATTTCCTTAAATGCATTAAATTATCCACTAAACTATATCCCTAGCTAA
- a CDS encoding amidohydrolase has protein sequence MNQEADLVIINAKVATVDSLFSFAEAIAVSQGRIIDVGSNDDISQKIGVQTQVIDANKKLVLPAANDAHIHATHTGMLISGDFLDLFESKGKNEFDSKLDAHVLMNNNKEWIYGIGCPFELIDDNQDNVIVDSHYLTKKTEGKLATFSDFSLHNLIVNKNVIDLVGLGKELIDLPKEVGRIGVDKKGEPTGIISEWGAMNLVGKYLPQLSDEALKNYILLIQSHLLKNGITSYTDILGPGGDNLFHGAWSSRIIRLYKELYDENKLLTRVSVNLFAAKDGIHSFKHIIAGIEEFELPTNINKSWLKINTIKLFGDSSPCIRKSHNHYHGELTFQGDTVEEQITELKRTIVELHRLGWQVGIHAIGGKTIDAAIEAFAYAEEIMPNRDLRHFIIHGDDLTIDNAKTMAKNNILLSCQPIAGYSIIDNIKQIMPDTYNSNLFNWQAYINEGVVVAAGSDACCFPFNWLKGLEFTLTRKAKNNQIYQPELACHIEDAIRMYTINGAKQEHLEHERGSIEIGKWADLQILSHDIFTIPSHQIGETSVIATICHGKMVYKQ, from the coding sequence ATGAATCAAGAAGCAGATTTAGTCATTATTAACGCTAAAGTGGCTACGGTTGATAGCTTATTTTCATTTGCAGAAGCCATTGCTGTTTCACAAGGACGTATTATTGATGTTGGCAGCAACGATGATATTAGTCAGAAAATCGGTGTACAAACTCAGGTTATTGATGCAAACAAGAAACTTGTTTTACCTGCTGCAAATGATGCTCATATTCATGCCACACATACAGGCATGTTAATTTCAGGTGATTTTTTGGATTTATTTGAAAGCAAAGGGAAAAATGAATTTGATAGCAAACTAGATGCGCATGTGCTCATGAATAACAATAAGGAATGGATATACGGCATTGGATGCCCCTTTGAATTAATCGATGATAATCAAGACAACGTTATTGTGGATAGTCACTATTTAACAAAAAAAACGGAGGGGAAACTTGCTACGTTCAGTGACTTCAGTTTACATAACCTAATTGTCAATAAAAATGTTATCGACTTAGTGGGATTAGGGAAAGAGTTAATCGATTTACCTAAAGAGGTCGGTCGTATTGGTGTAGATAAAAAAGGTGAGCCGACAGGGATTATCTCCGAGTGGGGGGCGATGAATCTTGTTGGAAAATACTTACCTCAGCTATCGGATGAGGCTCTGAAAAACTACATTTTACTCATCCAGAGTCATTTATTAAAAAATGGAATAACCAGTTATACAGATATTCTAGGACCCGGTGGTGATAATTTATTTCATGGTGCATGGAGCTCGAGGATTATTCGGCTCTATAAAGAGCTTTATGATGAAAATAAATTATTGACACGCGTTAGTGTAAACCTATTTGCAGCTAAGGATGGGATTCACAGTTTTAAACATATTATCGCGGGTATCGAAGAGTTTGAATTACCAACGAATATTAATAAATCTTGGCTAAAAATAAATACTATAAAATTATTTGGTGATAGCTCTCCTTGTATTCGGAAAAGCCATAACCATTATCACGGTGAATTAACTTTTCAGGGTGATACCGTTGAAGAACAAATTACTGAGCTAAAAAGAACGATTGTTGAGTTACATCGTTTAGGTTGGCAGGTTGGTATTCATGCTATAGGTGGAAAAACTATTGATGCTGCAATAGAGGCCTTTGCTTATGCTGAAGAGATAATGCCGAATAGAGATTTACGGCACTTTATTATTCACGGTGATGATCTCACTATCGATAATGCGAAAACAATGGCAAAAAATAATATTTTATTATCTTGTCAACCTATTGCTGGGTATAGCATTATCGATAATATTAAGCAAATTATGCCTGATACATATAATTCTAATTTATTTAACTGGCAAGCTTACATTAATGAAGGCGTCGTCGTTGCAGCGGGTTCAGATGCATGTTGTTTTCCTTTCAATTGGTTAAAAGGTCTTGAATTTACACTTACAAGAAAAGCGAAAAATAACCAAATTTATCAGCCCGAATTAGCTTGTCATATTGAAGATGCTATTCGTATGTACACTATAAATGGTGCTAAACAGGAACACCTTGAACATGAACGAGGCTCTATAGAAATCGGAAAATGGGCAGATCTACAAATATTGAGTCACGATATATTTACTATTCCGAGTCATCAAATCGGAGAAACGAGTGTTATAGCAACTATTTGTCATGGAAAAATGGTCTATAAGCAATAA
- a CDS encoding class II histone deacetylase: MHCNIKDSTIKTGFFYHEYCLWGKNHKAPPLAYNQMNWMQPFAVNEFGASSASCIRRFKSLIDVSGINEFLFSYSAPPITYHDAALVHTKEYLNNFIELSENEGGELGLQAPFGPGSYQIALLSAGQAKAAVHHVMEGSLNRAYAACVPAGHHALADSAMGATYLANSSIAAKYALEHCSAKKVAILDWDVHHGNGTQAIFYNDNRVLTISLHQDNCFPIHSGTIEEQGSREGLGFNINIPLLPGCGHDEYLYALRTIVIPSLLMYKPDVIIVGSGYDANTFDPLGHMQLHSQSYREMMECVVALAQDICHGRVVAIHEGGYSEHYVPFCALAALEGLSGITTQVIDPFISFIQQQTIPKELKELQENLINHQAIKLGL, from the coding sequence ATGCATTGTAATATTAAAGACTCCACGATTAAAACAGGCTTTTTTTATCATGAATATTGTTTATGGGGGAAAAACCATAAAGCTCCCCCGTTAGCTTATAATCAGATGAATTGGATGCAACCTTTTGCGGTTAATGAATTTGGTGCCAGTTCTGCAAGTTGTATTCGTCGTTTTAAATCATTAATTGACGTTAGCGGAATAAATGAATTTTTATTTTCTTATAGCGCGCCCCCAATTACTTATCACGATGCTGCGCTTGTTCATACTAAGGAGTATTTAAATAACTTTATTGAGCTTAGTGAGAATGAAGGCGGGGAACTGGGATTACAAGCTCCATTTGGTCCCGGTAGTTACCAAATCGCACTACTGTCCGCAGGTCAAGCCAAGGCCGCTGTACATCATGTTATGGAGGGGTCTTTAAATAGGGCTTATGCAGCATGTGTACCCGCAGGGCATCATGCATTAGCGGATAGCGCGATGGGGGCGACTTATCTTGCAAACAGTAGTATTGCCGCTAAGTATGCACTAGAACATTGTTCAGCTAAAAAGGTGGCGATATTAGATTGGGATGTTCATCATGGAAACGGTACGCAGGCTATTTTTTATAACGATAATAGAGTCCTTACTATATCTCTGCATCAAGATAACTGCTTTCCTATTCACTCTGGTACGATAGAGGAGCAAGGAAGCCGCGAAGGGCTTGGCTTTAATATTAATATTCCATTATTACCGGGATGTGGGCATGATGAATATTTGTATGCATTAAGAACAATTGTGATCCCATCACTATTGATGTATAAGCCCGATGTCATTATTGTTGGCAGCGGATATGACGCGAATACCTTTGATCCTCTTGGACATATGCAGCTTCATAGTCAAAGTTATCGAGAAATGATGGAGTGTGTTGTTGCTTTAGCACAAGATATTTGTCATGGCAGAGTCGTGGCTATACATGAAGGTGGATATTCGGAACATTATGTCCCTTTTTGTGCGTTAGCAGCACTTGAAGGATTAAGTGGTATCACTACACAAGTGATAGATCCTTTTATTTCATTTATTCAGCAGCAAACCATTCCTAAAGAATTAAAAGAATTGCAAGAAAATTTGATAAATCATCAAGCCATTAAACTTGGTTTATAG
- a CDS encoding RidA family protein — protein sequence MNILKTNDCVIIGWHSSCSQGDFDTQLKEIIIDVNNQLFKMAIHYSDMLKHTIAIKSGQVDPIYAINQFHKVSKEISKGYGDKKPVGTIIKLPHFNLDDVLVSIEFVFSCKKTQVRCLPFYNMDMDVSRSLIHEELLYITGTEALVVSDNTVTPYYICDTLEEQVSVIINKIYNSIVELDYSIDDIFLLNVYLRSDIAYQDAISLIKDELAKYTNSPSSINCNINITYCDGMAVDSFLIEIDGFVKNHQLNIDNPIDYQCFQFNLDLYDSFTSAKKYIDTILKDNSSPRIRVTTKYVKSKNSSGVYIDIIHDELMMKLASANVSDYIIETLPVRKLMNNKSFLEINIHSF from the coding sequence ATGAATATATTAAAAACGAATGACTGCGTTATTATTGGGTGGCACTCATCCTGTTCTCAAGGTGACTTTGATACACAATTAAAAGAAATTATCATCGATGTGAATAATCAGCTATTTAAAATGGCTATTCATTATTCTGATATGTTAAAACATACTATTGCTATAAAAAGTGGTCAAGTGGACCCTATTTATGCAATTAATCAATTTCATAAAGTCAGTAAGGAAATATCTAAAGGATATGGGGATAAAAAGCCAGTCGGGACAATTATTAAATTACCTCACTTTAATCTTGATGATGTCTTAGTTTCAATTGAATTTGTTTTTTCATGCAAAAAAACACAGGTACGGTGTTTACCATTCTATAATATGGATATGGATGTGAGTCGTTCTTTAATTCATGAAGAACTACTTTATATTACTGGTACTGAAGCATTAGTTGTTTCTGACAATACGGTAACACCTTATTATATCTGTGATACCTTAGAGGAGCAGGTTAGTGTTATTATTAATAAAATTTATAATTCGATAGTTGAACTAGATTATTCAATAGATGATATTTTTTTATTAAATGTTTATCTCCGTAGTGATATTGCTTATCAGGATGCAATATCACTCATCAAAGATGAGTTAGCGAAGTATACTAACAGCCCATCTTCTATTAATTGCAATATTAATATCACATATTGTGATGGTATGGCAGTTGATAGCTTTTTAATTGAAATCGATGGCTTTGTGAAAAACCATCAATTAAACATTGACAATCCAATTGATTATCAATGCTTTCAATTCAATTTAGATTTATATGATAGTTTTACGAGTGCCAAAAAATACATTGATACAATATTAAAAGATAACAGTTCGCCAAGGATCAGAGTCACAACAAAATATGTCAAAAGTAAGAATAGTAGTGGGGTTTATATCGATATCATACATGATGAGCTAATGATGAAATTAGCGAGTGCGAATGTAAGTGATTATATTATAGAAACTTTACCGGTTAGAAAGCTGATGAATAACAAATCTTTTCTTGAAATAAACATTCATTCATTTTAA
- a CDS encoding MoaF C-terminal domain-containing protein: MADQIVSDTSFDAFAKELKINRIKRSYKIINVEFNLCLNNENFYFRIDERDRIITNSVFLSDYIDSKNQKISDLTEVAENVFLIELSKGNIDFAHSILVLDLNNSNVILLSSQYQPSKKITPRFEQNYHLGKIIGDNLYTAAPTETRDLLGLHILNEYSDSTAVEHIYINSQWYAYHIYGGVRHGECDCDQATYLKIKDDVYLLGFRELAVDVAIILVLDFKLMRNTGFAIGYTDEQWFSIPIGAHMKKINKRLDDYNHHAL; encoded by the coding sequence ATGGCTGATCAGATAGTTTCAGATACATCATTTGATGCTTTCGCTAAAGAATTAAAAATAAATAGAATAAAGAGGAGTTATAAAATCATTAATGTTGAATTTAACTTGTGTTTAAATAATGAAAACTTCTATTTCCGTATTGATGAGCGTGATAGGATCATAACGAATAGTGTTTTTTTGAGTGATTATATCGATAGCAAAAACCAAAAGATTAGCGATTTGACTGAAGTCGCAGAGAACGTATTTTTAATTGAACTATCAAAAGGAAATATCGATTTTGCACATTCCATTTTAGTTTTAGACCTTAACAATAGTAATGTGATTTTATTGAGTTCTCAATATCAGCCAAGTAAAAAAATAACGCCTAGGTTTGAGCAAAACTATCATCTCGGAAAGATCATTGGCGATAATTTATATACTGCTGCACCGACAGAAACTCGTGATCTACTTGGTTTGCATATTCTTAATGAGTATAGTGATAGCACGGCAGTTGAGCATATTTATATTAATAGCCAATGGTACGCTTATCATATTTATGGGGGAGTCAGGCATGGTGAGTGTGATTGTGACCAAGCAACATATCTGAAAATTAAAGATGATGTTTATTTGCTTGGATTTAGAGAATTGGCTGTCGATGTTGCGATTATTTTAGTGTTAGATTTTAAATTAATGAGAAACACAGGGTTCGCCATTGGCTATACAGATGAACAATGGTTTAGCATCCCAATTGGTGCGCATATGAAAAAGATCAATAAAAGGCTTGATGACTATAATCATCATGCTTTGTGA